The following nucleotide sequence is from Hylaeus volcanicus isolate JK05 chromosome 3, UHH_iyHylVolc1.0_haploid, whole genome shotgun sequence.
ttgatattttacCTGAGTGTGTAACAAATTACATGTTTGTGCTAAATTAGTCACGACATCTGCATTTTGTGTAATGTTTTCATTATCGTTGCCTGCAGAATCTCGATTACCACTAGGTTGAAGACTAACAACTTTTTTCCATAACGCGTTAATTGCTTGCATTTGTAGTAATTGCAATTTATGTTCACTTTCCAAAGCTGTTCTAGTAGCTTCCATATCGGTGGAAAGTTTcctaaaaatttaataaaatataataaatttgaaatatctttGATATATTGTTTCTGGGCAATGAGAGAATGAAAATCATACTGGATGTATTTATTCGTCCTGGTCATTTCGATGGcctttaatatattcgttgcTTTCTTATTGAGATTCCTAGTATGATAGCCTCTCCACATCCTTTGTATGCAAATTGCTGCTTTCTCAGCTTCATCTTGATCTAGTTAAGAAGCATTAAAAAAGTGGGTGCGTGGAATGCCGCCCGTTACAAGTGTAACTTCTTACATCTTAAGATCTTATTGCAAAtttgcagccattagctcgctattactcgcgacgaaNNNNNNNNNNNNNNNNNNNNNNNNNNNNNNNNNNNNNNNNNNNNNNNNNNNNNNNNNNNNNNNNNNNNNNNNNNNNNNNNNNNNNNNNNNNNNNNNNNNNNNNNNNNNNNNNNNNNNNNNNNNNNNNNNNNNNNNNNNNNNNNNNNNNNNNNNNNNNNNNNNNNNNNNNNNNNNNNNNNNNNNNNNNNNNNNNNNNNNNNNNNNNNNNNNNNNNNNNNNNNNNNNNNNNNNNNNNNNNNNNNNNNNNNNNNNNNNNNNNNNNNNNNNNNNNNNNNNNNNNNNNNNNNNNNNNNNNNNNNNNNNNNNNNNNNNNNNNNNNNNNNNNNNNNNNNNNNNNNNNNNNNNNNNNNNNNNNNNNNNNNNNNNNNNNNNNNNNNNNNNNNNNNNNNNNNNNNNNNNNttcgtcgcgagtaatagcgagctaatggctgcaaaTTTGCAATAAGATCTTAAGATATAAAAAGTCGGTGCACATTCTCTTTCCTACTTCATTCTGCGTGGAAATTTAACGCAAACGTTAAACCCGTTTTACGTCGTATAAAAAGTTACACttcaatgaaataatgtaaGGACAGagtataataaagtatatagTAGAATAgtagtatattattatattcttggaAACTGTAATTTTAGAAAAGCTTTTACCTTTATTATTGTCCTCCTGCCTTCTTTGAATGGCTCTATGACGTATACCATCCAATTTTGCTTGACACACTTCACTATCTTCATCGCTACTTTGAGTAGCGTTACCTGCATCTCCATCTccactttttttaattccaccACTTTTAATTCTATCATTCGCACTTTTGGCCCTTTGTATGTTTCTGCCTAAATTTGGTGAATTTTTTGTACTTCGTTTTACAGGCAATGTTTTACTCTGaacgtaattattaattttcacactATGAGGACACTTATTAGCATTTGTGACGATTGGTTTAGCGATATTTGGTTTTCCAACACTGCAATTTGTTGCAGAATTACTTTTTACAAGTGCATTTGCTTTTACAGAACTGAGATTCGTTTTTGCCATTGGATTTACTGTGTTTATTATTGGAATAGCTTTGCCGTCTCCATCGGACGTGGGTTTACTAGGCATTGTAATTTGACATGGTGACGTTAATTTACTCGGTGGTGTTTTTGGTAGAATTCGTGAAAGACCAGAAGGTGGACGAAAATCTGGACTCATCAAAGATTCTGGAACTGGCACTAATTTTGTTGCAGCTTGTAGAGGACTGGATGTTtctgtaaatcgattttttctttgtaaaatgtGACAAATAGGAACTAGTAATGATTTTGACTTACCTTCTATAGTTTGCGAAGCAGCCATATTCCCAGCTTTATTGTTTAGAGTACTACAAAGCATATTTGGATCTAAACTTTGAGTCATTAGCGATTCATGATTGTCATTTATTAGAGTGTGGCACGAGGAAACCATAGGATCAGTGTGACAACTAGCTATCATCCTGTCTGGTGATCTTATTCTTAATGAGTTTCTCGATGAACCTAATTAAATATCAtgtacttgaaatatttgcaatttatttcatataataatatgcgTTGTCCTTTACACTTAAATGTTTTGGGGCTAGCTTTGCTAGCAAAAGCGTGCAAATGATATTTGACTAAAGATTAGATAAACAATTATAAGAAATGTGAACTATGTGAAATGTATTTCCAAATCGTCAAATGATAATTTGCTAACCAAATCCTCTAATTAGCATCACTGTCATAACACTGTTTTATCTCTCATTCTCCAAAGTCCAACAAATTTGCGCTATAAGCTTAAAAAAGCAGTCACTTAAAATCATTCTACGTACTAGGTATGAAAGACGTAAACATGTGCATCAATCCAAGatcaaatttctttgtaaCGCATGACACTTTCTTAAATGTTACCAAAACAATTTTCAGTTTCAGTTCCATTGAAATATGAGTGAAATTTGTCTTAAATTTGTACACATGTTTATTATGCAATTATAGCCATGTATGATAAATCCTCATTCTGACTTTGGATACCTTTACAAGGCGAATGGCACACACAGTACTTTGCTTCATAAAATTTTGGTGATTGTAAGCATTTATCTTCATAGTATGTCAACATTGGCGCAACTAGAGAAAACACATTATAACTAGAACATGTATAATGTGTATGACGACTGGAAAGTGTACATTACTACAAGTCCACGTTTACAATTATAAGTAGGAAAACTTTAAATGGTTTCTGATTGTATTcgcaaaaataaaaggaaggaTCAATTAGACTCACTGGCACGTCTAGGAGAACTTGTCCTGTTATGACTAAGTCTACGCCTAGTGGCTGGAGAAGGACTCATTCCGACGCTACTTAAGCTGTGCACGCTTCCGGCATCGCTTTGTTGATTTAATTGTTGTTGATGATGTTGTGCTTTACTCAAAATCAGCCTAAGCTTCCTGtcagtttcattttctaatgACTCACCGGAAAGAGGGCAGACAGATGCTAAATACTGAGCAAGCATTGTATGTTCGCCAACACGGAATTGTCTACCACGACCCTGAGAATATAGCCACTCTGCCTTTAAACTGAGTGGCCATTgttccaaatgaattttgattttttaaacaaatacagttttgtttattaaattaaatataacataattatattttcacaaCATACACCCACCTTTCGATAGGATCAACAGGATAGCCGTCAATTGATTTCAAGCTCATACACCAATTGATAACAAATGGACGATAATCGAACCCACTATAAGCTATTTGTTAAGAAGAATAAGCTACAGCTGTAAGTCtacaattaatacaaatgGTGCTGTTTCGTATCTAGTTTTCTACAAgcacattattttattaaaaacgcATAATTCtaagtatatataataacgttaaatatagtaaaatattgcATGTTTTTGTCtgtattatgtaaaaaatatggTTATAATATTTCACTAATCCACATCTCAAATTCAGACgcgaatgtaatatttaaataataaaaaggataCATACTGTTACCTGTCATAACGACACATGGGTTATTAGCAATTGAAAAGTTTactaaattctttaaattagttaaatgtgacatttcattcaaatctgtaatattattatttgccAATGTAAACGTTTCTAAGGAAGTGGGTAAATAGCGTTCGCATTGTCGTAATGTTATTATGCGATTATTGTGCAAAAAAAGTTCCTAAAAtgttatcaatattattatatttgcaaGCAAAATTGCTTAGTTAATTGTTAATACATTCTTAGTTTAACAAGAGAACAAGAACTGACGCGATGACAATAAGTTAAACATATATTACCTTTAAATTTCGTAGGTATGAAATGTCTGAGATATGACTGATGCTATTTTCAGACAAATCCAAATGCTCCAGTTTGATATTTGTATGCAAGTGCTCGATAGACTACATAAAGTGAATGATATAGAAAAAGCatacataataaatgatttaatcATAATATTGTATACAAGTAATTGTGGCTAACGTACCTTTATATTGTTACCAGCTAAACAAAGTGTTTGTAAATTTGTCATATCCTTTATACCTTCTATAGTCAATATACCATTATTTGCTAAATTAAGAGTTACAAGATTATGTAACTTTGATACACCGTACATCCGTAATAATTGATTTCTTACTATTGAAAGctgaaatttcatattaaattagtttaagaaataattacttgtaCCATAATTACTTATACCATACATACCATAAAACTAGCATATAAATGATACGAATATATATGTTAAGACATTTAtagtataatacaaaaatgacAGACCAggaaattttatactatttattttatatatagaaaacatTACCTTGGTAATTCTGTGATAAGAATCAAGATTATCAAGACGCTGAAGCTCATTATCGTCTATGATCAATGTACTGATATCTGCATCCGACGGACAACGAGAAATCTTTTTAAGACCTTGACAACTTAAATCAAGTGTCTCGCATACCAAGGATtctgaataaacaaaatatcttggtgctattattaaaatttaaagatgTTTCTAcgtaatattgaataaaaagtgTCAAAAGTGACAAGTGCAAAACCgcaatgaaattgtattgtttttatacgtataacgataaaataatcacAGTTGTGGaatattaaaatctattagaaatatttgaatcgtTTTCAAAAAGACATTTCGCTggaaaatcataaaatataaatattaaatttacactAACCCGTCGAAGCCATGACGAACACAATAAACTGGCAGACGCTACGAAGATGTCGTCGTGATTCGTGATCACTATAGCGCGTAATAAGAAGTTTACATGATGTTCGTAATATATACGAATTTTATGTCCATACTTTGTCTGTTATTAATAACGTCCTTAAATAGAActagaatatttcttttgtatagAAATGTTCTAATTTCTATCCGTTCGTTTAGATCAAATTTCTATACGATCTAAGTATATGcacgtatacatacatatgtacatgtacataaatatgtcATATGTACATTCCGTTATATcaataaattttctgtttttaacgGATGGTGGTTgagataaaagaatataacgtctacgtaataaatattacagtcATAATTTATAGGTATAAACAGAAATTCTTTACTTTGCTATATTACGGTTATTGAATGATTTTGAAATTGCGCGTTTGAAGATTTAACATGGCGATCTAAgagttcaaaatatttcacgtatttcttttcaaatttgacTAAACATCGTagtatattgaaaatatttattatctccCGAATGAtaatcagaaattaatttaatttgacagGTAAGATTTCATTGAGTACAATCGTTATTGTCATTAAATTGTATAAGACGGGctgataataataaagtcACGTGTTGAGCATATTGTTCTTTGCTATGAAATAATACCGAGATGCCagaagcaaaataaaaatggaaagttGGGTGATTCGTATTTCCAGTCGTTACAAGTGTTCTGTAACGAATCATAATCTTAATATTCTCGAAAGACAGCAGTTCTCGAAAGATGGATTTCATACTAAAAGACATAATTCTTCTCAttgcaattctgatattcTAACCTCTCCAGACATCACCgataacttaaataaaaaccaTCAGAATAGTGTAAATGTAGATAATGCATTTAGAAGTCTAACCTCTGCTTCAATTGTTTcatcgaatgaaaatgaagtGCATAAACAACAAGGAGATTCACCTGGTATACCAGCAAACTTTGAACAAATGTTTACTCCTAGGATACATAATTTAAAGGAAggtaataagaaatttaatgcCGCTATGGAAtgtgaaaatatacaaaaattagaaaaagaaaaagagcaTATGAAAACCTATAATAATGACAACACAAGAATCAATGGAATTAATATGCAAATGCTTTCAAGGTCTTTATACCAACAgatattcaaaaattcttataatcaagaaatattatcaaaggaagaaataaaatctataaGGGACAATTTAAGATCGtatggaattaaaattgaagatgCGACTAGATTACCGGAGGTGAATCTTAAATTACCTCCTTTGGAAGGAGACGATATAGAGGAACACTTTTATAACATTggtaaa
It contains:
- the LOC128874417 gene encoding uncharacterized protein LOC128874417 isoform X2 — its product is MASTESLVCETLDLSCQGLKKISRCPSDADISTLIIDDNELQRLDNLDSYHRITKLSIVRNQLLRMYGVSKLHNLVTLNLANNGILTIEGIKDMTNLQTLCLAGNNIKSIEHLHTNIKLEHLDLSENSISHISDISYLRNLKELFLHNNRIITLRQCERYLPTSLETFTLANNNITDLNEMSHLTNLKNLVNFSIANNPCVVMTGNSIGFDYRPFVINWCMSLKSIDGYPVDPIESLKAEWLYSQGRGRQFRVGEHTMLAQYLASVCPLSGESLENETDRKLRLILSKAQHHQQQLNQQSDAGSVHSLSSVGMSPSPATRRRLSHNRTSSPRRASSSRNSLRIRSPDRMIASCHTDPMVSSCHTLINDNHESLMTQSLDPNMLCSTLNNKAGNMAASQTIEETSSPLQAATKLVPVPESLMSPDFRPPSGLSRILPKTPPSKLTSPCQITMPSKPTSDGDGKAIPIINTVNPMAKTNLSSVKANALVKSNSATNCSVGKPNIAKPIVTNANKCPHSVKINNYVQSKTLPVKRSTKNSPNLGRNIQRAKSANDRIKSGGIKKSGDGDAGNATQSSDEDSEVCQAKLDGIRHRAIQRRQEDNNKDQDEAEKAAICIQRMWRGYHTRNLNKKATNILKAIEMTRTNKYIQKLSTDMEATRTALESEHKLQLLQMQAINALWKKVVSLQPSGNRDSAGNDNENITQNADVVTNLAQTCNLLHTQVQQLQDSMSEIKRCMSNMQSKPILIDNGVATQTEISAVHTPAGEENTFPYARAHRPQTLPIHQTIHEGNENRSFASNLIDSVLKKVSQSTDTTDDEVNTDILNSNENPELLNSNEHPDMFKSCEEIVESDFRDVMEHDVKNEYDVIENTVINGEVCEETLCKELHHLIETEITTENCKNVEKEDSSEEVDREEL
- the LOC128874417 gene encoding uncharacterized protein LOC128874417 isoform X3; translation: MASTESLVCETLDLSCQGLKKISRCPSDADISTLIIDDNELQRLDNLDSYHRITKLSIVRNQLLRMYGVSKLHNLVTLNLANNGILTIEGIKDMTNLQTLCLAGNNIKSIEHLHTNIKLEHLDLSENSISHISDISYLRNLKELFLHNNRIITLRQCERYLPTSLETFTLANNNITDLNEMSHLTNLKNLVNFSIANNPCVVMTGNSSSRNSLRIRSPDRMIASCHTDPMVSSCHTLINDNHESLMTQSLDPNMLCSTLNNKAGNMAASQTIEETSSPLQAATKLVPVPESLMSPDFRPPSGLSRILPKTPPSKLTSPCQITMPSKPTSDGDGKAIPIINTVNPMAKTNLSSVKANALVKSNSATNCSVGKPNIAKPIVTNANKCPHSVKINNYVQSKTLPVKRSTKNSPNLGRNIQRAKSANDRIKSGGIKKSGDGDAGNATQSSDEDSEVCQAKLDGIRHRAIQRRQEDNNKDQDEAEKAAICIQRMWRGYHTRNLNKKATNILKAIEMTRTNKYIQKLSTDMEATRTALESEHKLQLLQMQAINALWKKVVSLQPSGNRDSAGNDNENITQNADVVTNLAQTCNLLHTQVQQLQDSMSEIKRCMSNMQSKPILIDNGVATQTEISAVHTPAGEENTFPYARAHRPQTLPIHQTIHEGNENRSFASNLIDSVLKKVSQSTDTTDDEVNTDILNSNENPELLNSNEHPDMFKSCEEIVESDFRDVMEHDVKNEYDVIENTVINGEVCEETLCKELHHLIETEITTENCKNVEKEDSSEEVDREEL
- the LOC128874417 gene encoding uncharacterized protein LOC128874417 isoform X1 encodes the protein MASTESLVCETLDLSCQGLKKISRCPSDADISTLIIDDNELQRLDNLDSYHRITKLSIVRNQLLRMYGVSKLHNLVTLNLANNGILTIEGIKDMTNLQTLCLAGNNIKSIEHLHTNIKLEHLDLSENSISHISDISYLRNLKELFLHNNRIITLRQCERYLPTSLETFTLANNNITDLNEMSHLTNLKNLVNFSIANNPCVVMTGNSIGFDYRPFVINWCMSLKSIDGYPVDPIESLKAEWLYSQGRGRQFRVGEHTMLAQYLASVCPLSGESLENETDRKLRLILSKAQHHQQQLNQQSDAGSVHSLSSVGMSPSPATRRRLSHNRTSSPRRAIAPMLTYYEDKCLQSPKFYEAKYCVCHSPCKGSSRNSLRIRSPDRMIASCHTDPMVSSCHTLINDNHESLMTQSLDPNMLCSTLNNKAGNMAASQTIEETSSPLQAATKLVPVPESLMSPDFRPPSGLSRILPKTPPSKLTSPCQITMPSKPTSDGDGKAIPIINTVNPMAKTNLSSVKANALVKSNSATNCSVGKPNIAKPIVTNANKCPHSVKINNYVQSKTLPVKRSTKNSPNLGRNIQRAKSANDRIKSGGIKKSGDGDAGNATQSSDEDSEVCQAKLDGIRHRAIQRRQEDNNKDQDEAEKAAICIQRMWRGYHTRNLNKKATNILKAIEMTRTNKYIQKLSTDMEATRTALESEHKLQLLQMQAINALWKKVVSLQPSGNRDSAGNDNENITQNADVVTNLAQTCNLLHTQVQQLQDSMSEIKRCMSNMQSKPILIDNGVATQTEISAVHTPAGEENTFPYARAHRPQTLPIHQTIHEGNENRSFASNLIDSVLKKVSQSTDTTDDEVNTDILNSNENPELLNSNEHPDMFKSCEEIVESDFRDVMEHDVKNEYDVIENTVINGEVCEETLCKELHHLIETEITTENCKNVEKEDSSEEVDREEL